CAAAATATTATCCAGCTCGTCACCACTGAAACTAGTTCTCCAGAATTCCCTTGTCGATATGCAACGCCTTGTTAAATAGGAAGAAGCTGCTGACTGTTTTTCATGATGAGTTGCTTTGCTTATAGAAAACAACCAAATTAGTTGACTTGTAGTGCGATCCCGAGAAAGAAGTACATGGCAAATTTATGAACCCTCAGAAGCTTGTAAAGATAAGTGGTTGCAtatgttgtttgttgtttcagTAAAGCTAATGATTTAGCATTACAGCTTAGTTTTGCTTAGACCATAAACTGTGCTGAATTCAATTCTACATAGGCCATAAGAACCTTCTTTTTTGTGCCTCCTGTCTTTGGTCGTTTTTCTTTTAGTTCCATTTTCTTGATTGTGTTGTTTGTGTGCTATTTTTCCAGCTTGCTGAGATTGTCAATCATGGAAAACTGGTGTCTGATGAGATCATCATAAATCTGCTGTCAAGACGCCTGGAAGAGGGAGAAGAAAAGGGTGAATTAGGATTCATCCTTGATGGCTTTCCTCGGACCATAAGACAAGCGGTGAGCTAGTTATTTGACCTGAGCGTAAGTATGCAAACACATACTTGCCTCTTACCAGGAAGCATTTTCAATTGCACTTTCTTTGGAGATTTTATTGTATCTGAAGCTTGGTTACTAACATGCTGTATCTGCTGTTTGGGACCTTGCATGCAGCTTGATCATAGTGCGGTCTTAGTTACAGTATTTCAGTATATTGGTACCTTTGTAATATCGTCAATTCAGTCATTTCCTTTAACTTGATAGCTGTCTCAAAGCTGACTAGCCAAATTTCATTAGCCAAGCACAAGTTGGTTAGAGTCAAATAGATTTCCTCTTCCGTAGCCTTCAGCAAGGAACAATATAGGATGGGACCCTTGGATTTCTAGCCATCAACATACATTAACTTGTGTTGAAGCTTAGACAGTGGTATAGAATGTTAGTTCCTGATATTATTTATATCATTTGCTCTGTTAGGAAATACTGGAAGGAGTCACAGATATTGATTTGGTGATCAATCTCAAGCTCCGAGAAGAAGCTCTGGTTGCAAAATGCCTTGGTAGAAGGATGTGCAGCCAGTGTGGAGGAAACTTCAATGTGGCCTCCATTGATATTGAGGGTGAGAATGGTGGACCTCGAATGTACATGCCTCCACTACTGCCTCCTCCACAATGTGAATCAAAGCTGATTACTAGACCAGATGATACTGAAGAGGTGGTAAAGGAGCGACTGCGTGTGTACCATGATTTGGTAGGTTCCCATGGCCTGAGATTGCCTTTTGAGAGTTTTAGCTTGCTTAGTATGTTTATTTTAATATCTATCTATGCTATCTGAGTACTCCATTTTTCCGTGTTTGCCATTGATATATAAGTCAGTTAGCCTATTTTCTTGTAATGGAAAACAGATACCTAATATTTCTATATGTGGAAGTATGGAACACGTCTTCATTTTTTAACGCTGTGCTGTTAATCTATATTGTGAAATTAGAACCATGTAGTTGATTTGGCGTTTATAAGTTATGTGTGAGTTGTTTCAGCAGAAATGCCTATATTATATGAATCTCAAAATTAGTTCTTCTTACTCGGGTAGGGTTTGAATACTTGTATGTCTGATCCAACATGTTTCACTGTGGCATCACAATATCCTTACAAGTGAGCTGTCGTCTTTCCAGAGTGAGCCGGTGGAGGAATTCTACAGGGCGCGCGGGAAACTCTTGGAGTTCAATCTACCTGGTGGAATACCTGAATCCTGGCCAAAGCTATTGCGAGCATTGAATATAGAAGACCCCGATAATGAGAGATCTGCCGCAGCATGATTCTTGTTTCAGGAATGCTCGTAACACATTTGTAGCTTATGCCAAAGTTAGTTTATTGATGAGCATTCCTTGTATCTCAATAAACTAGAAAGTAGTCCATTTGGGGGGTCCAAATTATTTTGGTGTAGCACTCAATTGTATAGCTGATTGATCATCGATGGGCAAGATCGATGGGTGTGTTGGTTGTTATTCTCAAGAGTAATGTCTGTAAAAGGCAAGGAATAATTGTTCAACGCTGAGACATTCATTTGTAGCATGTATGGCTGTATCATACTCGTGCTCGTGGAAAGAGGTATATACACCAGAAGCGGATGGAACCGCTGGTGGATATGATTGAAGTTATTCCCGTATACGATGAACTCTTTTACCGAATCACGCTGGCACGTGGGCCCGGTAGTCCAGTCagtaaagaagaagaagattccaTAGTCCACAGTTTTTAATCCTTAGCCGAGAATCTACCCTCCGCTCGGCCGGGcgcacctgccgccgccggttcGCGCCGCCCGCACGTGGCGCCTGCTAGGCTGGTCGCACGCGCCGCCCGAAGTGACGGGAGAGCACAGAAGCAGCCATCGGCGGTCGTCGGCGCTGCTTGGATCTCGGCAATGGATCCGCGCGAGCTGCAGTTGCACACACACCGCCTCCACCGAAGAGATCACCGCTGGTGAGCAGGGAGGCAGCGGCCGGCCCCATCCTCTTCCGCTGTCGCGGCTGCCGCAACCTTGTTCTCGGCCTCTGCTGGTGTCGATCAAGCGCGACGAACGCCTGCGGCGGCGTAGAGGGAgagcgcgccggcgcgggccaCGGTGGCGAGCAGTTCAGCGACCCGGCCGAGGTGGTCACAGGATTTTAATTTTACCGTCCAGGGTCGAGAGGTCCTTGGGCCGGCCGTCGGATCTGAAGGCTGCGAACAGGATTCGACGACTTCAAGAAGCTTGTAGATGGGCCGAATGGAGCCCGCCGCACTTTTCTGGCCTTTTCGGCTCGTGCTTCCGGGCCGGACGGCCGGGGTGCAGGCTCTTCGACAACCGGCGTCCTTcggcgctcgtcgccgtcgccggcaacGCGGCCAGCAAAGAGGGATCGAGTTGATACGtgcctgacacgtgcctgggtcTATTTGTTATGAGTGATTGACTGGATGATTTGATattttaccggttgagtccatatttcatatgcacttgttatgctaacggctaaccggaggtgtgcattgtgttgcggtgtttgtgtaaaacatatcttgAGTGCTATGTCTATTGGCTTGTGATATGCTAGATGCGACATGATGGTCGGcagcatgaggtgaaggtcaagtgaaaAGTTCATGCCGATAAGAATAGATCTATGCGACAGCTGATATCTAAGTCAAATTTCAGATACTAACCACAGGTAGTTACAAGAATACGGAAGTCCTACGAACCGAGCTGATTAGATTTACAATTTGATACTTGTATTCGTGTACGCACAGAAATTATAAACCACATAGAATAAAGAATAGTTCTATGTGACAGCAAATATCTAAGTCAAATTTCAGATACTAATCACAGCTAATTACAAGAGTACGGAAGTCCTAGGAACCTAACTGTTTCTATTTCAATTTGATACTTATATTCTATTTCAAGTAAATGCTCCAGTACACTTATCGAGAGTTTGGAAGTGCTTAGTAGACCACTACNNNNNNNNNNNNNNNNNNNNNNNNNNNNNNNNNNNNNNNNNNNNNNNNNNNNNNNNNNNNNNNNNNNNNNNNNNNNNNNNNNNNNNNNNNNNNNNNNNNNCAATACACTGGACTCATCCCCCAGTTTTaaggtcaaaccctcttgcacaccccgcaggTGTGACTCATCCCCGGTTTTGAAGCCAAACCAGTCAAACTCTCTTGCACATCCCGCAGACGTAACTCACCTCGATTTTGAGGTCAAATCGGttaaaccctcttgcacgccgcgCATGACGTGACTCActgatgtcgacgcgtgtccagcctccgccaagcctttgactcctccaagtctttcgctctcagctcccgggccgcctactcgactcgcgTCCGTCCCgtttgactcgaccgacgccgtcttcAACCtagtgtactcttgctcttccgtgcaccatgtggatcgcccatgactccgcccggactcctcaggtccctcggtccaagcctactcgtgtacACCCTTCATAGACTAGTACATCggtatgaacctttcgcttaACCTTCACCTCATACCGCCGACCGCCATGTCGTATCCATCActtgcacatcacaagccaagagacattgcacacaagatatgttttacataaacaccacaacacaacgcacaccTCTGGTTAGCCGTTAGCGCAATcaagcacatatgaaatatggactcaaccggtaaagcctcaaatcatacagtcaatcactcatcacaaatagactaaGGCACATGTCAACTTGGTGTCAGAAGATCCTTTGATTAATCCATGTCAGAATGGACTCTGATTCCGTTTCTTGGGCAGCTTGGAACCGACACTGATGAAtcgtgtcttttttttttgaatcaaCGCAGGGGcggggggcggggcggggggggggggggggctaaaATAGCCCACCTGAACATTCCTTcgacaaaaagttttaaaaaatcGGGCACACGCTCCTGCAAGGGAAAATAATGTTCAGGGTACAAAGAGAAGGGGAAAAGGAGCCCCAAGGGATTACATCGCAGCGCATACACAACCTGAAGGATTCAAAACAATATAGACAGGCAAGagcaaaaaaagagaaatttacCTGGCTGCCGCCCCACAATAGAAACAGGGGCGAAAAAAATTGTCCTAGGCCCACTACCGATGTAAAACTGCACAAGAAGACATCTACTCCACTGACCAGACAAGAAGAACCAAGGCAGACCAACTTGACGGCAAAGAGGATTGGCAACCCGGGGGGGGAGATCCCTATCTGAATGATATCTTTGCCACACAAGTGATGCGCCGAGCAACTCCCATATCCGTGGTTGTCTTTGGCCGCCCGCATCAAGCAAAGGGACTGGCTTTCACATGTTGCTGCTGAGAGCAATGCTTCCTCGACGCCCTTCGAGGGAAGGAAGCCCCAAAGGTGGAGAGAACACTGAGATTAGCAGCCTTGGATAGCCCAGCAGAGAGGATGGCGACGAGGCAGAAACACGTAGCGAAAACCATGCCGAACCGCTAACAAAGTGAAGAGAGGGCCAACTGCAAGCCATGCGGAGGCAAGGCTGTAACACCCCCTGTTAATGGCAGCTTAAGAATATCATTAAGAAGttaatggtgaaatttggagGAAAAGGGAAGATTATGCGCCAAAGTCAAATTGGAGCCAAATTTGGTCAAATCTCAATTTAAGATTTGAATTTGGTAAAAAATAGACAAAAATGGCAGGTCAAGCCTAACAAGTATTTCAAACCCAAAGGAATAAAGTTTGGAGTTAAATTCTAGCTATACATACTACAAATGAAAAATCAGAAATGAGAGAAATTGAGTACTATTCACAATCTAAAAATATGCAATTCCGAAACCAGCAATGAGTACCCCATTTTGAAATTAGTTTCTGAAGAATCTTTCATTTAAGTGGGCAGATATTATGGAACATGAGTGAGCTATGGTTCATGAAGAATCTCTTGGATATGTTGTTGGACAAAAAAAGTGAAGGATTCAAATTTAAAACGAACCTCAAAGTGGGGAAGTTGAGCAGATTTTAGCATAGTTGCTGAGATATTTCccaagtctgaaaacagtgataACTATGCGAGGGTGAAATTCGTTTTTGAAAATTTTTCCATATAAACCTTTAAAGGATTTTGAGCCCAAATAGGTTATGAGGATCAAGGAATATATAGAAGGTGTTGTTGGACAAGGATAAGCAGGAATTGGAATTTTTCTAAGTGCCCAAAGATTGAAACTGTATGCTGTCAGAGGAATTTTGTTTAAGTCCCAGAAAAATagagttgtttagcagtttttgGTGCAAATTTCTGAGAAATTTAGTGTAAAAGGTATATGTAATTATGTGCAAAATGGGTCCTTATTACTTGCTGAACAAATATAAGTGGAAGTTGGACAAAACAAAAGAAGGTTGAGCATTTGAAATCGAGCCCAAAGAGGGGTAAATGGCCTTGTCAAAAtatctgacgaaactgaatcgtgTGATTCAGTTAACAGTTTCAGTTTTGCCCGAACTTTGAAGCTCGAAATTCATAGCCTTAGAGCGATCTTTTTGACTTGAAGCAAAACTATCAAATGGAGTATTTGGGATCCTCTACAAGTTTTCTTAAAGGAAATTTGAGAGTTTGGATTTGAATTTGGGCGAATTTGTGAGCTGAACTTTTGGttgaaaggaagaagaaaggggggAGCGAAGCAGAGCAAAGCACCGCCGATGCAATCTAGCTGCGCGCCAGCTCGCTGGCCAGCGCGACACCGCCGTGCCACGCGCAAGTCAGGGCCAGCATCCACGCGAGCAATTAGGCTGGAGGTGGCAACCATGCGCACGGTGAAAAAAATCGGATAAGTACCACTCCTGCTCGTCTTGCTCATCCGTTTACCGCTGCTCACTTTTTACCGCACCCCGGTCGCCGGCACGCTCCGCTAACGTCCGTCCACCGCCGACCCTTTCCCTCCACCCCAAGCTTCGCCTGAGCACCCTGCACCTCCGCCGCTAGCAACCGTTCCACCCTCTCCACCGCAGCGCCGCCCCGCCATCGTCTTCTTCGCACCCGGCCACTGCTATGTTTCAGTAAGGAACTCGCCGTCATGGAAGTCTTGGTTGCCAAGGCTAAGGTCGCTGTCCAAGGGTTTGGGTGAGCTGTGCATAGGTCGTAGATGGTGTAGGACCCGCCCGTTGGCTTGGAGcatggccggtgtggccggaACGCCAGCACCACCGtgtgtccgccgccgccatgtccgCCGTAGGAGAGCTCTGAGCTCCGGCCATGGGGAGCCCTGGTTTGGGCGAGCGCCATGCGTTGTAGGTTGAGGCGAAGCTGCTGATCAAGCTTGTTGCTGTCGAGTCACCGCCGTtgagccgcccgccgccgcaaaCCCTAGCGCCGTCTTTCAACCCACGGTTCACCGCCGTTCGCCACCGTCGCCGGTCGAGCCaccccaacaccaccaccagtgTGTGCGCAATGTCGAGGCAGGTCGAGCCAGCCAAGCCCCGTTGCCGGAGACCTCACCGCCAGCGAGGAATGGCGCGTACCAGCGCCTGTACCCGCGGTTGGAGGCGGGAGTACTGTGCGCGGGTCGGTTCCGCCGGTCAGAGAGAGGGGGTGGGACAGGGGTGAGTGAGAAAGGTATTTCCGGGGGGTTTGGATAAACATAGGTTTTTCTATTTGCAGATAAATAGTTTGAATTCatttttcaccatttaattcactggAAATTGTAGActtgtccaaaattagtgaaaccaattttgttacgcttgtttatttttcctttatgcattaaaattcttaaaccctaggaaaagataataaaaattaggtatttTTTTAGTACctttatttaaggtatttaagTAAATACTTAActtttattaaatgcataaaattttgaataatgtttcCTTATTCACAAATTGTTATTAATTCATAGCAATTAagtttgagattagaaaataattataatgcttttctaaaataaaagaacaaGCTTAAGTTAGGTTAGTAAGGAAACTAAAATTTGTaggttaatctttatgggtagtttagtgttggcttgcaactttatcatgaaggaaagttgtatagtcgtgtgttcaaaagtttgcatctcgaACTTCTGCATGTTCTAAATCGTAGAAACTGAAGCTCTAGAAGTGGAATTTCTGGAATTTTTTGAAGAACCTTCAGAGTTTGAGGAGGTTGTCGAGCTGACCCCTTGCGAGGCAGGATCGTCTGAAGATGCTAACCTTTTtgtggatcaaggcaagccccagtgcatCTAAACCCATCTACTTTCGGAAATTACTATCAtgagtccaattattggttatttccttaTGTGCGCAATAaatctaggagttgattgcaaccCACTTTTGTGCATAATCATACCTTGTCTTTCagaacatctttgccacttgttcaactaattagtaactatcctatgcttagcaatgcttagatacctgTGAGTAACTTTGGTTACTCAACTCTAAGGCTAAGatggtcatacatgttaatcaagGAAATGACCTGAGATTTTGGAAatgcagacagaagctagagatggtagttctgtctgctaagttaatttggttaaggcccgttcgttgtcttaacctttgatcaagggattttacctggttgcttactggttATGgtaccagtaaagcccggtaggttagttggctctctgatcaggATTATTTtgtacccgtgcttggcgtgcaaTGAAAAGGCAGGGGCGTAACcttaaactcacatggagatcaggccagacgtggggtcccatgtgggggtgtgtCCCTGAGttcgggtagtcatattcccaatcttGGAGTACGactaatcgaaaggttgttgTGTGCAACCCGTAcagttgtgcatggctggtCATCCGGTATCTCCTGCAgtatgtaaatcggtccggatcgccgcaattctcagttatgaatgcacttgatcatcgcttaagcatcgtagtgtaatcaagttgaatataatatttttcctggaattaatatgttgtatgacttagtttcACTGAGTgctcaaaatattttattcacctagactggttaggtaaaaaaataaactgaaataaaataatgaaatcaAGGTTCCACtaatagtaagctttttcgcaaaatgtgagtcaaccagtacaccataaagctatcatccAGTATTTGAAATCtatctatattggttagtcgggttagTCTTACTGATTaccctcgtactcaggggatccttgtTGCTATTTCAGAAACTCAGCAGGAGTCCACTGAGGGAGaagccccgaagaactagggtattttacaagtctcataataccctagaataaaactCAACTATTTAATTATTTACCTAGACTGGTTTGtgttttaaactcttagtaTTGAACTAACTTGCACAATTAGGTTtacttcaatctatggtttatAATAATCTGTATCTTtgatatgtatgtaaaaatgtaacatttgttgatgctttttcATCACGGAAGTGATCCCAATGTATGGCCATGGAACACGTCGTGGCTGATTCGAGGATTCCTAGGGACACTCTACGGACTACCGGATTTACAATGTTTTAAGtacgtttcggataattgctgttctgatagtgattaggcgcacttaagctAGTTTAAGTTGGGCAGTTGCACCACAAAGGCCTCCTCGCGCACCGGGTGCGATGCTTTCGCTACACGATAACAAGCAGATCCATGGCCAACATCATGATCTACGCTGCGCGAAGGTGGAGAACCTCCCCGCACATCAGGTGCGGTGCTTTCGCTGCATAGCCGACATAGATCGCCAAAGGGTTGTTAGCGGTGACACAACCTAGAGGTTTGGTGGTCGAAGCTAGCTCCTGGCAAGGAGAGCGAGAGCCGCAAGCAACAACCAACCCACGGCCACGGGCAAACAACAGCCAATCCGCCGATGGGTCGCTCACGGAGAGGCGAGAAAGACGACCCACAACAGCAGAGCAACAACTACAAGCCTGCAGCCACCACAGGACCACAGCAACAGAGGGACGCGGGAGGTATCTCCGGAGGTTGATCACGAGGAGCACCAcggtcggcggcgacggggggaGCGCAAGACTGGCCGTACGTACGTGGGGTGCCGAAACGACGGGAGCCAAGCCCGCAGCTCCGGCGGCAACGGAGAAGCTGCCGCAGAACGGGCCGGTGACAAGCCACCAGATCCCGAAGGTGGGAGGCACCCATGGGGGAGGCATGCCCCCACAACCAGAGAGCAGAGGATGAAAGCTCCACAATGGGATCTGGGATTTGAAGTTTTTGATCTTAAAAAGTGGCTCGAGATCATGGGATTTTATCCGGGAGGGCTGATGAAAGGAGGGCCAGGCTGCTATAGCTCGAGAGCCGGGCGGGGGAAGTCGGGGACGGAGCTcccccccttccccctcccgATGTACGGAGCTATCGCCTCTTGAGTCACCCTTGGGAGGGCTCAGGAGGCTGATTTTCGTGTCCAAATTAAGCCCCTTGTTCCCCTGAATCGCATCTTTCATTTGACTTCAGACATCACTTCATACCTCGTGTTTGTGGGCTTGCCGCAACATCTGCATTCTGGGAAACAGTTACTTGCTCGAATTGTC
This sequence is a window from Setaria italica strain Yugu1 chromosome III, Setaria_italica_v2.0, whole genome shotgun sequence. Protein-coding genes within it:
- the LOC101753887 gene encoding probable adenylate kinase 6, chloroplastic, whose product is MAGISRAIRACAAASRRSLSASSAAAVPKDAAAAGVRAAAAAAVAGHKGRDREDGRRVQWVFLGCPGVGKGTYASRLSQLLDVPHIATGDLVRDALASPGPFSKQLAEIVNHGKLVSDEIIINLLSRRLEEGEEKGELGFILDGFPRTIRQAEILEGVTDIDLVINLKLREEALVAKCLGRRMCSQCGGNFNVASIDIEGENGGPRMYMPPLLPPPQCESKLITRPDDTEEVVKERLRVYHDLSEPVEEFYRARGKLLEFNLPGGIPESWPKLLRALNIEDPDNERSAAA